CGCCTACCCCGAACTCGCCTCACGACTTACCACCCTGACCGGCAACCAGATCCGCTACGTCAACCTCACCCCGGACGAACTACGCGACAACCTCATCCACAATGCCCACATGCCCACCTGGCTCGCCGACCACGTGACGGAGATCCAGCAACTCGCCATCATCCGACCCGAAGAACCCACCGCCACCGTCACCGACATCCTCGGCCGCCCGCCCCGCACCCTCGACGCCTTCCTGCACGAACACCACGGCCACTTCCGCCGATAGGACGCCGCCTCAAGCCTGGTCACGAAACTTCGAACCTTCCCGCGCACAAGGCAGATGACCAGTCATCGGCTCGGCGGTGGGGGCGAAGCGGGTGTATCTGCGCCCGATCGGGTCACAGGTGGAGCCGATACGCCGCTGGAGATCACACACGGCCACCAGCGGGTTGGGATCAGCGGGGAATTGGTGACAGTTGCATACGCGAGCCCACCAGTACGAAGGCCGAGGTCGGGGGAGACCAGCCGGGGTGGGTAGTACGTGGCAGGCGGAGGGCGGTCGCCTCTCGGCGAAAGGCATGCGGCCAGTTCGCTGCCGGTCGGGAGGTAGCCCTGCCCTATGCCGGGGAAGTCGTTTGTCCTCCTGCTCATCGGTCCGAAGGCCGGTGGCGCTGGCGCTGGCGCTGGCGCTCACTTGTGGTTCCGGCCAATCCGCCGACCACGGGCGCGGAGGTCCACGAACCTCATCCCGGCCAGCCAGAAGTCCTTGCGGCGCCCTGCTGTGCCCGAATACGCGCCCCCGGCGTGAACGCTCACTCCGCACGCCGGGGTATGTGAATAGGTGCGGTGGGGGCGGCGGGTTGGGCGGCAGCCGTTGATGGTTCACAGCGTGGGGTTCTGAGCTGCTTGTTGCACGGTTGGTTCTGTACGCGGGATCTGACACCGCTTGTCGCTCAGGATTCCGCGGCCATCGAAGTCGGCCCGGTGCAGGTCGTTGACCTGGGGGCCTGATTCACTGGCAGTCACGGTGGTGTCGAGAGTGATGGCGTACGAGCCCAGGGGCCGCCAGAGGGCGGCGGTGATGCCCGCCTCCTCCCGCAGCTCGCGGCGAGCACATTCCTCGGGGCTCTCGCCGTCCTCACGGCGTCCGCCGGGGAGGAACAGGTACGCGCGCCGTGGCGGGGGAACTCAGCGCTCAGCAGGGCCACCAACCCTTCGGAATTGCGGGCGACCACTACCGCCGCATCTCGGACGGGTCCGGGTCCAGGGACCTCTCCGCTCGCTGCCAATGGCGGGGCTCCTTCGGTCTGCGGGTTCTGCCGGGCAGGGTTACGCCGTCCGTACGGGCAGGGCGGGCAGCTCTTCGGCCTTACGGCCCATGAGGTAGACGTGGTTGTGCGTGCGCTGTACCTCGTGAATGAGGCTGAAGCCCTGGGTCTCGTAGTAGCGGACGAGGCCGGGGAACATGCAGCCGCGTCGCACCCATGCCCGGCCCTGGCGGGCCGCCCGGTCTACCGCCCACAGGGCAAGGAGAGTGCCGGGGCGGTGGTCACGGTCGGCCGGGTCCGTGACGGTCGTGTACAGGTAGTCGGCGGGCTCCGCGAGTTCGTCCTCGGTCCACCCCCACGGTGGGGTCTCCTGTTGCACGGTGATGCAGCCGATGATCCGGCCGGAGGTCTCCTCAGTGAGGAGCCACATGGTCCCGTCGGTGTTCTCTGCCTGCCCGGCCACGTCGTCCGCGCTCTCCCGCCACGAGGGCATCTGACGCTCTTCCAGCCATGCGGAACGGGCCAGGACGAGGGCGCGGACGGCGGGGATGTCGGCGGCCGTGGCCGGGCGGACGAGGTGCATTCGGGGCCTCCTTGAAGGGGGTTGGGTGGAGCCTGGTCTACAGGAACGCGGCGGCGGCCAGGTGGAGGTCGACGACTTCGAGGAGCTGGGCGTCGCCGTCCTCCCGGTACGGTCCCGCGTCGAGCTGCCGCAGTCCTCCGCGGAGTCCGTCGGGGTCGATCAGCCCCGCTTCGAAGAGCGGCGAGCCGTCCTTCAGAATCACGTCGAAGAGGGGGCGGGCCTCGGTGGTCAGGGCGTGCTGGACGACTTCCGCGAAGGACTCCCGGGTGCGGGACTGCGTGACATCGGGCCCGAGTCCGAGGGCGGCGAGGCGGCGGCGCCGGAGCTGTTTCAACTCGCGCCAGTCGTAGGGCAGCCACTCACCGAGCTGGATCATGTCGGGGTCGGTGAAGGGGTGGAGGGGCCAGATCCCGGCGCGCAGGAGAACCGGGGCGGTCGTCTCCAGGGACAGCAGGGTTATGGAGTTCACGCGGGCGGGCGGGGCGATGGCGTCGTCGGCGAACTCCAGGGCGGCGCGGGCCCGTGCGCCGATCCAGGGCAGGGCGTCGCTGATCTCGCCCATGGGCTTGTGCGGGTACTCCTGCTGGGACAGCGCCACCATCTCGTCGCCCCCGAGGCCGGTGACGACGGTGCGGGCCCCGTGCTGGGCGATGAGTTCGGTCATGCGCGTGAACGGGTGGTGCAGCGGTTCTTCGTAGGGGCTGATGCGTGCGCCGCTTCTGCGGACTCAGCCGGGGGCGAGCACGCCGGTCTCGGCGGCGTCCACGACAAGGTCGGTGTCGGCGAAGGGCACCGCGTCGCGTATCTGGGCCCGTCGGCGTAACTGGGACTCCCGTCCGGCGCCTGCGATGAGGAGGGTGGAGGTGGCGTACTGGCCGGGGAGGCGTTCGGCGGCCCGGGTGGCGACGGTGCCGGAGTCGAAGCCGCCGGTGAGGTGGAAGCGTGGTGCCCGCGTCCAGCGGGCGGGCGTCCAGCGCGTCGTCCATGGCGGTCACGAACGCGGCCAGGACGTCGGCGGTGTCGGCGAGTCCGCGGGGGCCGCTGTGCAGGGCGGGCTCCGGGTACTGCACGTGGAGGTGTCCGCCGAAGTGGGCGGTGGCCCGCTCGGTGACCCGGTGGATGCCCTGGAAGACGGTCTCCTGACTGTAGCGGGGCCGGTAGATGAGCAGGCGGGCGACTTCGCGCGGGCTCAGCGTGCGGGCGTGCTGGGCGAGGTCGGCCATGTCCCATGACCCGTACAGCGTCTCGTCGTCGTGCGCGACGTACAGCGGGGCGATGCCGCACGGCCCGGCGGTGACCCGCACCGGCATCCCGGGGGCGGTCTCAACCAGGACATGGTCCAGCGGCCAGGTGGCGGCTGCGGTACGGGCGGTGTCGAAGTCGGCGGGGGTGAGCGTGCGCGGTCCGGGCCGGGCGACCGCCCGGCCCGCAGCCCGCTCGCGCACGACGACCAGGGTGCGGGTGCCGTCGGTGAGCGCGAGGTGTTCGAGCATCGGGTGGCCGAACGGGGTGATCTCGCTCCGGCCGTCGCCGGTGCGGTAAAGACCGGTGGCGGGGTCCCAGGTCCAGGCGGTGTTCGCGTACGGGGTCAGACGCAGCTTGATCATGTGAGCCCTTCCGGTGGGGCCTGGTGGGTGCGCCGACGGCGCACCCACCGGGCGAACGGGGCTGATCAGGTGGCGGTGGTGTCGTACGTCTTCGCGCCGTCGGAGGACCCGGACGTCTTCTTGTACTCGTGGCATTCGCCCGGGGTCTGGACCCGGCGGTTCGCCTTCGTCGTGAACAGGCGCTCTGCGCGGGTGGTGCGCTTCGCAGGCGGCATGAGGTCGTCGATGGGGTGCCCTTTCTGTTCGTCGCGCTTGCGGTCTCGGCGAGGTCTCGCCCGAGTTCATGGGGGCGGGAGGTGATCCAGAGCACCTGGCCGGCGCCAGGTGCTGCGGGTCGCCTGCTGCGGTTCACTGGTCGGTGAGGTGGGCGAGGAAGTCGGCGTTGGTCTTCACGTCGTGCCCGAGACTGATGCTGTGGTGGGGCAGGGCGGCCAGCAGAGCGAGCGTGGTGGACGCGTTGGAGGCCGCCCGGCCCGGTGCGGGGGCGAGGCCGAAGACGTCCGGGTAGCGGTCCTCGGTGGCGTCGGTGAACAGGTCGCCCTCTCCGAGGGCCCTCGTGTCGTCCACGATGGCCGGGGAGGCGGCCTTGTTCACGGTGGGGAACAGGACCCGCGCCGCCCGCCCCTCGGTGGCGAGGGTCAGCCCGAGCCAGGAGGCCAGCTGATCGGGGAAGAACTGCGGCTTCAGTTCTTTGCCCGCCTCGTTGCGGAGGGGGGCCCGGCGGCCGCGCATGAGCGCGTCGGTGACCCTTTGGTGCTGGGTGGGGTGGAGCTGTTCCCCGGCGAGGATCCGTTCGCGGACGCCGTCGTACAGTCCTGCGGCGTCGAGGAATCCGAGGCCGACAGCTGCGGCGGACGGCCACGGCAGGACCCGCACCCCGCCGTCGCCGTCGGGGCGTACGAAGACGCGGTCGTTGGCCAGCAGCCCCCACCCGGAGCGGGCCAGGAGGAGGGCGGTGGTGGTCTTCCCGGCCCCCTTCCCTCCGAGGGTCAGGACGGTGTCCCCGGCCGGGTTGGTGACGGCGGAGGCGTGGAGGATTGACCAGCCGTCGGCCAGGAGCTGGCCGCGCAGGATCTCACGGGCGAGGCGGGCGGCGGCCAGCGCGACGGGGGTGCCCTGTCCGCCGACGATCCGCAGGCGGCCGGGCTCGTACCGGTAGGCCAGGAGTTCGCTGGGCTGGCAGGCCACGACGACGTCGCCGTCCCGTACGTACCGCAGGGGGGCGTTCGCGTAGACGGTCTCGGCCACGGACGGCCGGGAGGTGACCTGGTCGGTGAGGGCGGCCAGCTGGTGGTCGTCCACGTCGGCGGCCACCACCGGCCCCACCTCGGGCTCGTCGGAGTCGGTGACGTCGGCGGCGTTCCACCAGGGGCCGAAGTACCGGGCGGACCAGTCGGTCACCGGCTTACTGGTGCTGGTCACGGTGACGTGGTGGTCGGCGGTGGTGATGCGGGTGGCGTGCGTGGTCACTGCGTTGGGTCTCCTTCGGTCAAGCGGGGCAGCGTGTTGTAGGCGGTGTGCAGTTTGGTGGTCGCGGCGGCCAGCAGCCGCCCTTCCGTGGGGTCCAGGTCGGGGACTGTGATGGTGGGGGTTCCGGAGGTGAACCGCACCGGCATTCCCGCCCAGTTGCCGCCGTGGTTGACGCACAGCTCCACCACCGCGTCGGTCAGTCCGAGGGCGGCCCGCAGGGCCGCCAGGACGGCCCCGGCCGGGCCCGAGCGGGCCCGCCCGACCCCGGCGTTGATCCGGCGGGGGCGGTCGCTCAGCTCGTCGTGGACGGCCCGCAGGGGCACAGCGGCGGGCAGCCCGCCGACGCGGGTGGCGGCGGCGCAGACCACGGCGGCGTCGCCGTGCTCGCCGATCACGTGCCCGTGGACGGACTCGACAGGGACGGCCAGCAGGCGGGCGAGGGTGAGCCGGTAGCGGGCGGTGTCGGTGTTGGACCCGACCCCGAACACCCGGCCGCTGCCGGATGCTTCGGCGAACACCCGGGTCATGACGTCGACCGGGTTGGTGACGACGACCGCCGTCCCGGCATACCCGGCGAGCTGGCGTCCCAGGGTGGCGATCACCGGGGCGTTCACCGCGAGTCCGGCCATCCGTAT
This window of the Streptomyces sp. NBC_00237 genome carries:
- a CDS encoding NUDIX domain-containing protein, producing the protein MFLPGGRREDGESPEECARRELREEAGITAALWRPLGSYAITLDTTVTASESGPQVNDLHRADFDGRGILSDKRCQIPRTEPTVQQAAQNPTL
- a CDS encoding GNAT family N-acetyltransferase, whose protein sequence is MHLVRPATAADIPAVRALVLARSAWLEERQMPSWRESADDVAGQAENTDGTMWLLTEETSGRIIGCITVQQETPPWGWTEDELAEPADYLYTTVTDPADRDHRPGTLLALWAVDRAARQGRAWVRRGCMFPGLVRYYETQGFSLIHEVQRTHNHVYLMGRKAEELPALPVRTA
- a CDS encoding NAD(P)-binding domain-containing protein produces the protein MTGAGPVRSVGIIGAGAVGHTVATLLTAAGWCSGLRIASGSDRSAAALLADLEDMQQVLGSPVRAEISDVSAMADCDAVVVCPRAKFTNTAARDIRMAGLAVNAPVIATLGRQLAGYAGTAVVVTNPVDVMTRVFAEASGSGRVFGVGSNTDTARYRLTLARLLAVPVESVHGHVIGEHGDAAVVCAAATRVGGLPAAVPLRAVHDELSDRPRRINAGVGRARSGPAGAVLAALRAALGLTDAVVELCVNHGGNWAGMPVRFTSGTPTITVPDLDPTEGRLLAAATTKLHTAYNTLPRLTEGDPTQ